Genomic window (Streptomyces sp. RerS4):
GTCACACACTGCCAAAGCAGCGCTTCACCGGGGCCGGCATCGCGAAGATAAGACCTTACGGCCGTACCCTCAGACACCCAACAACGTGCCAGGCACCGGACATCCTCCGTCTTCTCTTTCCACGCCGAAGCAGTACTCGAGAACCATCAGATGTTCGGTGCCAAATAATCAACGTTCCACCCATGAGCTGACCGTGCAGAACGTTTGTCTGCAATCGGTACTGTGCTCCTTAGAAAGGAGGTGATCCAGCCGCACCTTCCGGTACGGCTACCTTGTTACGACTTCGTCCCAATCGCCAGTCCCACCTTCGACAGCTCCCTCCCTTACGGGTTGGGCCACCGGCTTCGGGTGTTACCGACTTTCGTGACGTGACGGGCGGTGTGTACAAGGCCCGGGAACGTATTCACCGCAGCAATGCTGATCTGCGATTACTAGCGACTCCGACTTCATGGGGTCGAGTTGCAGACCCCAATCCGAACTGAGACCGGCTTTTTGAGATTCGCTCCACCTCACGGTATCGCAGCTCATTGTACCGGCCATTGTAGCACGTGTGCAGCCCAAGACATAAGGGGCATGATGACTTGACGTCGTCCCCACCTTCCTCCGAGTTGACCCCGGCGGTCTCCTGTGAGTCCCCATCACCCCGAAGGGCATGCTGGCAACACAGGACAAGGGTTGCGCTCGTTGCGGGACTTAACCCAACATCTCACGACACGAGCTGACGACAGCCATGCACCACCTGTATACCGACCACAAGGGGGGCACTATCTCTAATGCTTTCCGGTATATGTCAAGCCTTGGTAAGGTTCTTCGCGTTGCGTCGAATTAAGCCACATGCTCCGCCGCTTGTGCGGGCCCCCGTCAATTCCTTTGAGTTTTAGCCTTGCGGCCGTACTCCCCAGGCGGGAACTTAATGCGTTAGCTGCGGCACCGACGACGTGGAATGTCGCCAACACCTAGTTCCCAACGTTTACGGCGTGGACTACCAGGGTATCTAATCCTGTTCGCTCCCCACGCTTTCGCTCCTCAGCGTCAGTAATGGCCCAGAGATCCGCCTTCGCCACCGGTGTTCCTCCTGATATCTGCGCATTTCACCGCTACACCAGGAATTCCGATCTCCCTACCACACTCTAGCTAGCCCGTATCGAATGCAGACCCGAGGTTAAGCCTCGGGCTTTCACATCCGACGTGACAAGCCGCCTACGAGCTCTTTACGCCCAATAATTCCGGACAACGCTTGCGCCCTACGTATTACCGCGGCTGCTGGCACGTAGTTAGCCGGCGCTTCTTCTGCAGGTACCGTCACTTTCGCTTCTTCCCTGCTGAAAGAGGTTTACAACCCGAAGGCCGTCATCCCTCACGCGGCGTCGCTGCATCAGGCTTTCGCCCATTGTGCAATATTCCCCACTGCTGCCTCCCGTAGGAGTCTGGGCCGTGTCTCAGTCCCAGTGTGGCCGGTCGCCCTCTCAGGCCGGCTACCCGTCGTCGCCTTGGTAGGCCATTACCCCACCAACAAGCTGATAGGCCGCGGGCTCATCCTTCACCGCCGGAGCTTTCCACCACAGGAGATGCCTCCCGCAGTCGTATCCGGTATTAGACCCCGTTTCCAGGGCTTGTCCCAGAGTGAAGGGCAGATTGCCCACGTGTTACTCACCCGTTCGCCACTAATCCACCCCGAAGGGCTTCATCGTTCGACTTGCATGTGTTAAGCACGCCGCCAGCGTTCGTCCTGAGCCAGGATCAAACTCTCCATGAATGTTTACCGGTAATCCGGTGCACACACACGTTGAGCGGGCCAGTCATGGTCGGAATAAGACCGACTGACCACTGCGTCCTCGCTGTGTTTGGTTGCCTGCAAGCATCACCCGAAGGCGACCTCACAGGTCTTTTTCAAAGGAACCTCATCCACCGGAGTGGACGGGGTATCAACTTCTGGCGTTGATTTTTGGCACGCTGTTGAGTTCTCAAGGAACGGACGCTTCCTTTGTACTCACCCTCGCGGGTTTTCCTCCGGGCTTTCGTTCTGTGTTCTTGCGTTTCCGACTCTATCAGACTCTTTCGTGTCCGATTTCCTCGGCGCTTTCGAGGTTCTGCGCTTTCACGCTTTCCCTTTCCGGCGGTTCCCACTCTATCAGACTCTTTCGGGCCTGACTCCCGGTCAGCGGGTTTTGCTTTCCGGGCTGTTGGGCCCTTCCGGCGAGTGAGACAGTAGCGGATTCCTTGCCCCCGAAGCCAATCGGGGGCCGCGTCCTGGAACGCGGATTCCTCATTCGCAAATACGCATGAAAACGGAACGACAGAGTCCGTCGTTCGTTCGAATGTGTAGTGCGGGATGGCTGTCCGGGGACCGACCGGGGGTCGGCGCTCACGTCGGACAACTCGAAGAACCTTACGGATCGGGCACACATGTGTCAACCCCCGGCTGACCGGGGCCGAAAGGCCCGTGCCGGCCTCACGCGTCTCGGGCTACGCTCGTTCCCATGACTACGCATGCGCTCACGCTCAGCCTTCGCTGGTGGGCCGCCTGACGGCGGCCGAACCACACGCGAGCACGCATGCGCTCACGGCCGCCGCCTCGGCGGCCGTTTTTGTTTTCTCTCTTCCCGGGAGTGGCTCGGTCGCCCGTCGCGGCGGCACGACACGCACCACGAAGAGGGAGACAGAGGACATGACGAGGATCTTCAGCGGGGTCAAGCCGACCGGGCACCTGACACTGGGGAACTACCTGGGGGCCGTACGGCAGTGGGTCGCCGCCGACCAGGAGCCGGCCGACGCGCTGTTCTGCGTCGTGGACCTGCACGCGCTGACCGTCGAGCACGATCCGGCGCGGGTGCGCCGGCTCAGTCGGCAGGCGGCGACGCTGTTGCTCGCCGCCGGGCTGGATCCCCGTAGGTGCACGTTGTTCGTGCAGAGCCACGTGGACGAGCACGCGCGGCTGGCGTACCTGCTGGAGTGCACCGCCACCGACGGGGAGGTGCGGCGGATGATCCAGTACCGGGAGAAGGCCGCCGCCGCGCGGGCCTCCGGGGACGGCGTACGGCTGTCGTTGCTGACCTATCCGGTGCTGATGGCCGCCGACATCCTGGCGTACCGGACGGACGAGGTGCCGGTGGGCGAGGACCAGCGCCAGCACGTCGAGCTCACGCGGGATCTGGCGGTGCGGTTCAACCAGCGCTACGGGCACACGTTCGCCGTGCCGAAGGCGACGCTGCCGGTCGTGGCGGCGCGGGTCATGGACCTCCAGGAGCCGACGTCGAAGATGGGGAAGTCGGGGGACGCGGGGCCCGGGGTGGTGTTCATGCTCGACGAGCCCGGGGTCATCCGGAAGAAGGTGATGCGGGCCGTGACCGACAGCGGGGACGGCGGGGTCGTCTACGACCGGGACGCGCGGCCGGGTGTGGCGAACCTGCTCGACATCCTCGGCGCCTGTACGGGCGCGGAGCCGGCGGCGCTCGCCGACGGGTACAGCGGGTACGGGGCGCTGAAGCGGGACGTCGCCGAGGCGGTGGTGGAGTTGCTGCGGCCGGTGCGGGAGCGGCACGCGGAGTTGGCGGCGGATCCCGGGACGGTGGAGAGGGTGTTGCGGGAGGGGGCCGGGCGGGCCCGGGAGGTGGCGCGGCCGGTGGTGGACGCCGCGTACCGGGCGATCGGGCTGCTGGAGCCGTGAAGGCGGAGCCCTGAACGCGATGGCCTGAACGCGGTGGGCCCCCGCTCTAGCGGGGGCCCGTACCGGTCAGCTGTTGCCGGAGGCGAGTTCGCGGCTGCGGTCGCGGGCGGCTTCGAGGGCGGCGATGAGGGCGGCGCGTACGCCGTGCTTCTCCAGCTCGACGATGGCGTTGATCGTCGTACCGGCCGGGGAGGTGACGGCCTCGCGGAGTTTGACGGGGTGCTCGCCGCTGTCGCGGAGCATCACGGCGGCGCCGATGGCGGCC
Coding sequences:
- the trpS gene encoding tryptophan--tRNA ligase encodes the protein MTRIFSGVKPTGHLTLGNYLGAVRQWVAADQEPADALFCVVDLHALTVEHDPARVRRLSRQAATLLLAAGLDPRRCTLFVQSHVDEHARLAYLLECTATDGEVRRMIQYREKAAAARASGDGVRLSLLTYPVLMAADILAYRTDEVPVGEDQRQHVELTRDLAVRFNQRYGHTFAVPKATLPVVAARVMDLQEPTSKMGKSGDAGPGVVFMLDEPGVIRKKVMRAVTDSGDGGVVYDRDARPGVANLLDILGACTGAEPAALADGYSGYGALKRDVAEAVVELLRPVRERHAELAADPGTVERVLREGAGRAREVARPVVDAAYRAIGLLEP